A segment of the Suncus etruscus isolate mSunEtr1 chromosome 7, mSunEtr1.pri.cur, whole genome shotgun sequence genome:
TTTATACCAGCATACTCTTTCTGAAAACACTCTCTCCCAATCCTTGTCTATAACATCAAGAAAGGCATAGTCAGTGGAAAGAAACCCTGGCAGAGGGGCGGCATGTGCTCACCTGCCCATCCAGTACCCCCAACAGAGCCGGCTGCATCCACTGAATGGGTTCCACAAAATAGGAGGTGCACTGAGCAGGgactcctgagcccaccagcagAGGCGTGGTCCCTCTCTTGTGGGCGAAGGCCAGAGAGCCGCAGCCTTCATTGTGGTCCAGAACACTAGACCTCCGGAACAGTGGGCGCCTACAAGCCAAAACACAAAGGCATGAGGAACACGAGGCTGAGCGAGGGATGCAGCACATCCCTGTGTCACTTTCCCTACCCATCCCCACCCATCTGGGTCATCAGAGAACATCCATCACCAActtcaaggttttttgttttgttattttggaaccacacttggtggtgttcaggggttactcctgctctgtgttcagaaattactcttggcaagcccaggggatcatacgggatgtcagggatcaccctcccaactgtgctatcactctggcccctgagcttcaattttttaaaaaatctgagaCTTGGACACACTCTTCTTCCCTGATCCAGTGCTTCCCCCAGGGCTGCAGGAAACTGAGCCGGAGTCAAGAGAAAGCAAAGTCCTCACCTGCACTTCCTGCATCGATAGAGAATCTGGTCCTGTGGTCCTGGAGTAAGGGTGCTAGGGTCCGAGGCAAAGAGCTCGGGAGGAAGGTGTTGCAGTTCTGCGGGTTACGAAAAAAGGGGGTCCAAGATCAGGCTACATACAGCGAGGTAGCCATGACCCTGAAACAGCACAGGCAGAGGGAGGAGCTGGGAATCTGTGACCCCAGAGTGGGGAGatgaggtgggatggaggagcAGGAACCATTCCCTGCCACCCCTCTGGGGGTGCCCACCTACCTGGATACTCGCCTGTGGCCTTCTGCAGGCAGTACTGCTTGTACAGGGCACTAGCACTGTCCACCTCACAGCCCATGGCCTCGTACAGCTTCAGTTGCGCCTCAAAGCCCTCATTCATCCTGGAAAAACACATGTACTCACTCTTTCTACATCTTTctagctctctgtctctctttctcactcccgCTGTCTCTAGATCCAAAAACTCACCCGCCCCAGTGAGATGGACCCAGGAACTCACTTCGCCTCTGGTTTCAGAGCCTGGATGGTCCTATAAGCTGCCTCAAAGGACAGTTGCTCCGTCTTCATGAGAAATGCGGTGACCACAGCCACACTCCGGCTGACTCCTGCATGGCTGGGGGATACCAGGAAGATGCAACCCCATGGCCACAGACCAACAATGGCCCCCCACTGCTGCCACACAGCCTCAATGCAGAGACTGGAGCAGGCAGACAGCCGCAATTCTGCACTATGTTCTGGAGAAGTAAAAAAACAAgaagtggagccagagagagggGACGTCGGGGGAGGGGGTTGCTTTGCACGCagtgacttgagttcaatcccacagggtccccagagctctgtcaggagtgatcccagaagtCAGTGGTGGAATAACTTCTCACtgttcaatattttttgtttgtttgtttttggtgttcagggcttacatactcctggctctgcactcagaaattccttctgatgatgctcagggaccacaggaAGGCGAAGACCAAACTTGaattggtctcatgcaaggtcAGCGCCCTCCCCACTGGACTGTAATTCCAGCCCCTCTTACTAAGGTTAGGTACCAAAGCCAAGCACCTTTGCTCTGCTTTCCTTTGCACAGGCTCAGCCCCAGCCTCAGCCCCACTCAGTTACTCAGGCTGAATCTGAGGATATGCAGTTCAGGGACCCTTTAGTAGGCCTTCTAGGAAAGGATCCTCTCCCCACCTCTGCTGCTTCAGCCACCAGAGCAGGCATCCACCTCCATTAGCCTTAGGCTTCTCCTAAAGAGCTCCAAACACCAGGTGCTGGGGGCTGAAGCCCAGGATTCCGTTGtcatagggagggagggaggaggaggaaggaaggaagggagggagggagggagggagggaggaaggaaggaaggaaggaaggaaggaaggaaggaaggaaggaaggaaggaaggaaggaaggaagggagggagggagggagggagggagggagatggatggatggataagggagggagggagggagggaggatgcaCATGGACATGGGAAGGCCGAGAACCCTGGTATCTGAGGATGGCCGTGACTGGTCTCCCAGGGATGGACGAGGCCCCTGGTACCCTGGGGATGACAGTGAACACACACACCCATCACTGGGTGATAGCAGAGGACCCAGTCCCCAAAAGATAGCAGAGACTCCAGGTGTCAAAGATGGCTGTAATCCCAGAGGATAAGAGACCCCAGACCCCTAGGATGGATGACTGAGCCCGCTGATGTCTGGGGATGGCCGAGACCCCTGGTCCTTGGGGTTAGATAAGAGACGACCACCAGTGCCCCGGGATGAGAGACACCAGGTCCCCCCGGGATGAAGCCCCCCACCCAGGCCGGTCGCTCACCAGTGCACCAGGGCGGTGCGGCCTTCGGCGCGGGCCTGCAGCAGGAAGGCCACGCAGCGGTCCAGCTGGCCGAGAAGGTCGGCCTCGGAGGAGTCGAGTGCCGCCACGTAGAGCGTCCGCAGGCCCAGCGCCGCAGCGCCCGGCGCCCAGGCCGGCTCCTCCGAGTCCACCGTGAGCACGGCCGACACGCCCGCCTCCCGCAGGCCGCCTGGCTCCGCCGCCACCGCCGGGCCCAGCAGCAACCCGGGCCGCACCTGCAGCGCCGGCGCCCCGCGAACCCCGGGACCCGCGAAACCGGGACTGCCCGCTTCCATCATGGCGGCGCCCACGGCCTCGACGCACCGAGAGGCGCAGTCGGATAGAGCGGCCTTTCCCGGAGCGGCGAGCGCACACCTGCCGGCTCGGAGGACCAGAGACACAGGGCCTCTCCTCCAggtggggaaggggaagaaaagaatcTCCCCCCCAAAGGCAGGATTGCTGGGTCAAAGACTGCTGGAGCAGCAGGAGGgatagtgcagtggggagggcgtttgccttgcacatgacagtcctaggttcgatccctggcattgatccaatcccatagagtcccctgagcctgccaaggatgattccagagcacagagccaggaggaatcactcctgagcaccactgggtgtggcccaacctacCCAATAATTCTAAAAATGAGCAGCAGGACTcccacttttatttgtttgtttatttatttatgtatgtatttttgtggTTGGAGTTTAGGACACCAGGTGTTacacctggatctgcactcaagaataactcccagcagtgctcaggggaccgtattggatgcagagtgcaaggcaagcaccctcccccttATGCTATCACTAAATCCCCAGGACTCAACTTTGAAATGATGACCCATCCGCTAAAGCCATAgcatcctgggcccggagagatagcacagcagtgtttgccttgcaagcagccaatccaggacgtaaggtggttggttcaaatcccggtgtcccatatggtcccccgtgcctgccaggagctatttctgagcagacagccaggaggaacccctgagcatcaccgggtgtggcccaaaaaacaaaaacaaaaacaaaaagaagacataGCATCCTTTTACGCCTTCTAAGCAAATTCttgctttgtgtttgtttgttgtttgtttgtttgtttgttttggtgccaaaCCCTGCAATGCTCAAGGCTCAGGCAGGAGGCCCTATGTGGGGCCAGAGGAATGAACACAGGActaccatgtacaagacaaataaaTACCCCTTAACTTTTTGTCAGGCCTGAAACCGCAGGAGAGGGAGCAAAAGTAACAGAAGCAGAGAGTccaacagtttctccagcaattcggCAGTGACCATCCAGCAAGAGCAGTTGACAGGAGCAGCCACAGAGAGCACAGAGAGTGGCAGCACTTGAGCCCAGGCTTTATATACCCCAGGCCAACTGTAACTTCAGCAGCAGTTACAAGGTGTGGGCATCTAGTAACTGACACCTTGACCTTTAAAAGGACAGTCAGTGTCCatttatggctgaccaggggtcataagagtctctgtttcctttaCACTCTCCTTTTCTTGCACCTACCCACTCCTTTTTTTAATGCTCTTTCATTCCcttgattgtttttcttcttgtgattgtttttgctttctttctttctttttttttttttttaatttctccccACTTTATTCTGTGTTGTTTTAGTTCCCTGGCAGGTGAATTCTCTTATCCACCACTCTGCAACATAAAGACATTAGTCCCATATTCTTTGGTTCTTTTCGGGAGCCCCACGTGAGAGATGCTTTACTCAGGCCAGACTTTATTTTATACAGGACTTTCTATCCTTCTGTCCCCTGGGAAACATTGGGAAATACATTCTGGAGTGGGGAAAACATGAGTGTTCATTTTCTACACTTCTAGTTGATTTGTTTTCTTggaaatgagaagcttctgccttCCTCCCAATGGTCCAAATAATGAATGAATCCCCCCACGGATGAGGTGGGGTTCGTGGGTGTTGGACAATGTGTCCAGACCTCTCCCTGCTGGCTCCTTCACAGCAGTGATTCACACACTAGTTAATCAGTTGTGAATTTCTCACCTGCCACCTTCATCTCAGCCACCAGGTGGCGCTGCTGGCCCTTTCTCTGACCCTTGGAATGAATGCCCAGCTGAGCTCCTAGCATGGACTACGCACGTTGTGAGCGATTGGGAACCCCAGGTTCAAGGGGGGTCATGCACCCGTCTGATTTATCAGCTCCAGGGTACAGGGGTGAGCCTGCATTTAGCTGTCTCAGATACACAGTCTAATAATGCCCAAGCAGATCAAGGCTGCATCTGTACcggtgtaaaggaaaagtttcccctgggtttgctaactgccctgatcacctacccccccttcacaattctgggaacttaagtttcccctgagtttcctgactgccctgatcacctaccccccttcacaattgtgggaacttgtagacccagttatagtttaactttctttctgttcctacatggttttaatctggtcatgttaaccctgtaagcttgcacctgcaccttgcaaaaatgtgattgagcaaatgccagatgtcatgtacttcctaaagcaaatcaatctactgtacctttctattgtttgaaatactatatacagcttgtaagctcatggctcggggctggcagtttctagcttatgctggattctagcacagcccctgcatatgcttgaaataaaccccctgcttttgcatgagactgtggtcttggtgtctttgaacggcgcatcattctcctggacttaacattggAGGTTCCACCGAGATATTCCcgcctgttcagggacatcaacgcCTCACCTCGGGGTCCTGAGGACACcggcgcctaggaggtaaaatatgcacttggtgtgggcagtgtgactgccctacgagcccgtgagggttctcggtggcggctgacagacgtgtctagagggccgcaggtcacagatctgagggacgcctcagtgaggtttggggatccTGAGGATGCTCGGGAGCCCTTCTGTATGTATGACCCTTAGTGGGGTATACATTTGTAAACTGCCCAAGTATCGGGACCTAGGTCAGattctgtttgtttgtctgtctgttactgttttgtgtgagttgtttctccttgtcttgtgtgacttggttttattgaggagccctagggagaagtggccagaggggcccttctcatcagggaggaggtTGGGTGAGGCCTCCTCGGCAGggaacagaaatcttggctccaaTGAAGGAGACTCCACTGAGCTCCAAGGATCAATGCAAGTCCTGGCCGGGCTTTCCAAAGTGGGCGTGAGCCCTTCGCAGATccttcaggttggtttgatttcattttgatctcatttttagttttggttttattttttggctttccacttctctggttcattttctcctgtctttctcttctaaactggaagttactcagtgagggaaaaatccctcccagtcctggagaggtgtggagttcattgggcatggcccagagagcaaaagaaatttgtaaaagtttaaagtgagagtgaagaccggtcagtgtgagtggtgaaatgcttggcagaatgtgtggggaatttgtgtgataAGTGATTTCTTGACtgttattatctattgccttttctcagtcaaccatggagcaagctcagactgctcagtcctaggtctcttgctggcgaacttcccagaggtgcaaaaattagtgttaagtggcaatttctatacttcctagttattttctgtttcattgtgtttttgtatttcaaggcaggctctgttaggaacagggcaaggtggtggtcgcaaactctgcctctttgctggccagcaggacttaaatttgtcctggaggggctggactttgtgactaaacacctcagccaaaaggtaaaaatcaaaaaaatcttgagagctgccgtcttgttgcttctgactgggaagctaagaaattagtcagttaaaaaattctttactggagcttatccaagaaaggAAAACTTACCCAACTCCCCAGCtggtttacatatcaaagaagaaattgggagtggttgggagtccagaaggaaaaattgggtctttaaatctctttgagaaattcctctgacttaaaggtttcttagaataaataatttggtgggaaaatgttgcaaattattgtaattaacttttctgatgaaactgagttctaatacagactggaaaatgccacctgccataagaaatttcaccaactctaagaaattatcaatctgttcagagacaggttccaacagcattgtaatgtgggaataatacaaatttttatatttctatttctgttaaaaataatattaattttaaaaggccaaaactgtgtggaaaatgttgtggttagcattttgataatattgttaatcttgtgaatgcttaatattgttgaaataactaaatctaaataacaatatgaaatgtaatgtggttttaaggtcttaatgtaaaaatgcctagactgtctttactaagtgtaatagagaaaaacttggtcctgtcagataaaagtaattctagcaatttgttttctaattgggaaaaataaaagttttaggtatttgtataaagtgcagacctttttaaaattaaagtaaaattagtcatatttaatatctctaaggtttttataacttaagttatactgtagtgcttggatggttacaatacctacctctcatttgctgaagttgcatcttgtaaagcctaagtaacttggtaactggaatttaagatataatatgttctgaacactgtcataaatttggcattttcatcaataaacaGAGTAAATTTGTAGTAAACTCATTTGGACCTATAATTAGTTATAAAGCagtaagaaattgtaaaataaatttttagaaactgcaaaatgctatgtttgaaatagttaaagaaaaagaaccattttgaataatgtactaagttgttcagaaaagtaaagtaattaaaattgagtgaaaaaatcagactttaagaactataacttctctagattgtaaatttaaaatatttttaaagaaaatttatgttttgctttggtctaaagcatagcttttaaaaattcgtttaatgatttaattaaaagtcttatgaatattatttatgtaaaagaatatgtggttatgcaaaatgaaaagatataaatttaatactgggaaaaaataataaaactctgaGAAAGAGTAGCCAGTTggtaaaactaaagaaaatttttttttttttttttttttttggtttttgggtcacacccggcattgctcaggggttactcctggctgtctgctcagaaatagctcctggcaggcacgggggaccatatgggacaccgggattcgaaccaaccacctttggtcctggatcagccgtttgcaaggcaaacgccgctgtgctatctctccgggcccaactaaagaaaatttatagagtgaatttagaaagaaaaaatttaagaatgtgtAAAAGGAATTAAGAAGGTGTACTAAGAAAGAAACTATCAGATTAAGTcggattattattgttattattattattaaaatgcctctaactcaggaattagccaatgttttgtgcaaaagaattttgaatgttttaaaccatgttatagtgTTCACATATTGTTGGGTGAACATGAAATAATAATAAGGTATTATAAACAcctaaaaatatagataaaggttttaaaagaaaataatcaagaatttaaaatattgaggttcagtttaaaggtttttaaaaaaaatagtgattgttaattgtaaaattttttaaaagtctaaagtctgccagaaaattttgtaaaatataaattgctggtgtctaatatgttttcttctttaaactgGGTCCAGAAGAATAAGCCaacttctactctctgtatgtaaaattatttgttgCCAAGAATATTAATACGTGTATCACAAGGAGCTTTGTGAATATagtcatggtttaaagaattgataataatatgaaaaatcgtattgt
Coding sequences within it:
- the DUSP12 gene encoding dual specificity protein phosphatase 12 encodes the protein MMEAGSPGFAGPGVRGAPALQVRPGLLLGPAVAAEPGGLREAGVSAVLTVDSEEPAWAPGAAALGLRTLYVAALDSSEADLLGQLDRCVAFLLQARAEGRTALVHCHAGVSRSVAVVTAFLMKTEQLSFEAAYRTIQALKPEAKMNEGFEAQLKLYEAMGCEVDSASALYKQYCLQKATGEYPELQHLPPELFASDPSTLTPGPQDQILYRCRKCRRPLFRRSSVLDHNEGCGSLAFAHKRGTTPLLVGSGVPAQCTSYFVEPIQWMQPALLGVLDGQLLCPKCKAKLGSFNWYGEQCSCGRWITPAFQVHKNRVDEMRPLLVPGLLTGAPC